From the genome of Blautia pseudococcoides, one region includes:
- a CDS encoding DUF2268 domain-containing protein, giving the protein MKITAIRSDGVYSKIMGAPKEKKNDIYRYELMMSFQKKWDCYSIPMKAATPNGYDIIMASKMLGLMEPTKIDSSQQENIKLISDETLWAACKESITRALKGFEELGVELPVQEYVFSILLANPESPYIIMNEGYCGDGGIPGFIMAWLTPNEYTIGCLPVALAHEVNHNVRFQFIKWKNDITLGEMMVSEGLAENYATHLFGADKAGPWVTKTDMETLNEYIKPIIREGLSVQGLENLNAYLYGDEMAALQGYPPVGLPYCAGYACGYHLVKHYLKKTGKSIVEATLLPASEILETAEDFWDE; this is encoded by the coding sequence ATGAAAATTACTGCTATCCGTTCAGATGGCGTTTACTCAAAAATTATGGGTGCGCCGAAGGAAAAGAAAAACGATATCTACCGCTACGAGCTGATGATGTCGTTTCAGAAAAAATGGGACTGCTACAGTATCCCGATGAAAGCGGCTACACCAAATGGCTATGACATTATCATGGCAAGTAAAATGCTGGGCCTGATGGAGCCGACTAAGATTGACAGCTCCCAGCAAGAGAATATCAAGCTGATTTCGGATGAAACTCTTTGGGCTGCCTGTAAAGAATCCATAACACGGGCTTTGAAAGGCTTTGAAGAACTTGGTGTGGAATTGCCCGTACAGGAATATGTGTTCAGTATTCTTTTGGCAAATCCCGAAAGCCCCTACATCATTATGAACGAGGGTTATTGTGGGGACGGTGGTATTCCCGGCTTCATTATGGCATGGCTCACGCCTAATGAATACACGATAGGCTGTCTGCCTGTTGCCCTTGCCCACGAGGTAAATCACAATGTCCGCTTTCAATTTATCAAATGGAAGAACGATATTACGCTTGGTGAAATGATGGTCAGCGAGGGACTGGCAGAAAACTACGCCACGCATTTATTTGGAGCGGACAAAGCTGGCCCGTGGGTAACAAAAACGGACATGGAAACCTTGAATGAATATATCAAGCCCATTATCCGTGAGGGGCTTAGTGTGCAGGGGTTGGAAAATCTGAACGCATACCTATACGGTGATGAAATGGCGGCTCTACAAGGCTACCCGCCTGTCGGTCTGCCCTATTGTGCGGGCTATGCGTGTGGCTATCATTTAGTAAAACACTATTTGAAAAAGACAGGAAAGAGCATCGTTGAAGCAACCCTGCTGCCAGCAAGCGAGATTTTGGAAACAGCGGAGGACTTTTGGGATGAATAA
- a CDS encoding SOS response-associated peptidase, which yields MCGRYSLFTDEENQEILRIVRSLDARYPGNTMKQGEIYPTNTAPIICRQDDKVIPELSIWGFPRFGAKGSIINARSETADERPMFRKSLHTRRCVIPSTGFYEWSQNGPKTKYRFHLPDENILYMAGIFNEFKGENKFVILTTGANNSIADVHDRMPVILQKSMVEDWVISEDFALSYLHAVMPALQRETAS from the coding sequence ATGTGCGGAAGATACAGTTTATTCACAGATGAAGAAAACCAAGAAATTTTGAGGATTGTCAGGTCCTTAGATGCCAGATATCCCGGAAACACGATGAAGCAGGGGGAAATCTATCCAACCAATACCGCCCCCATTATCTGCCGGCAGGACGATAAAGTCATTCCCGAACTCAGCATCTGGGGATTTCCCCGTTTCGGTGCAAAAGGTAGTATTATCAACGCCCGCTCCGAAACTGCTGATGAACGTCCAATGTTCCGGAAAAGTCTGCATACCCGCAGATGTGTAATCCCAAGCACTGGGTTTTACGAATGGTCCCAAAATGGTCCCAAAACAAAGTACCGATTTCATCTGCCTGATGAGAATATTCTTTATATGGCGGGGATTTTTAATGAATTCAAGGGCGAGAATAAATTTGTTATCCTTACAACCGGCGCGAATAACTCCATCGCTGATGTACATGACCGTATGCCCGTTATCTTACAAAAGTCCATGGTGGAAGACTGGGTGATATCCGAGGACTTTGCATTGTCATATCTACATG
- the dinB gene encoding DNA polymerase IV, with the protein MEHQVILHSDMNNFYASVECLDNPKLRGKPMAVTGDPDARHGIVLAKNYEAKKYGITTGEPLWMARQKCPDILFTPPRYERYIQFSQAAHEIYEEYTDQVETFGLDECWLDVTGSTHLFGTGKDMADDIRSRIKKELGITASVGVSFNKIFAKLGSDLKKPDATTVIDHNFQSKIWHLPANMLLYVGKATYAKLLKYGIRTIGDLACADLSFLERLLGKNGVMLWAFANGLDRSPVSYSYSRRIIKTIGNSVTTHRDLLNDTDIKIILYILSESVAERMRNENFYCRSVQISIRDNTLVSYERQGRLPLPSCTSQAIFQKAFELYKGNPPQNPVRSLGVRACNLFVMKYRQLSFLEDAARDQKQEALEHAIDDVRKRYGHYSIQRGIMLMDSRLSHLDPVAEHTIYPEAFLKSQNK; encoded by the coding sequence ATGGAGCATCAGGTGATTTTACATTCTGATATGAACAATTTTTACGCCAGTGTTGAATGCCTGGACAACCCAAAACTCCGGGGAAAACCTATGGCAGTCACAGGTGATCCGGATGCCCGCCACGGCATTGTTTTGGCGAAAAATTATGAGGCAAAGAAATACGGTATCACTACGGGAGAACCCTTATGGATGGCCCGCCAGAAATGCCCTGATATCCTCTTTACACCGCCCCGTTATGAGCGTTATATTCAGTTTTCCCAGGCTGCCCATGAAATCTATGAGGAATATACCGATCAAGTGGAAACCTTCGGATTGGATGAATGTTGGCTGGATGTCACTGGTTCCACACACCTTTTTGGAACCGGGAAAGATATGGCGGATGATATTCGCAGCCGGATAAAAAAAGAGCTGGGTATCACAGCAAGCGTAGGGGTATCTTTTAACAAAATCTTTGCAAAGCTTGGCAGTGACTTAAAGAAGCCGGACGCCACAACCGTGATCGACCACAATTTTCAGTCAAAAATATGGCACCTGCCTGCAAATATGCTTCTCTATGTTGGAAAAGCGACTTATGCCAAGCTGTTGAAATATGGCATTCGAACAATCGGTGATCTGGCCTGCGCGGATCTCTCCTTTTTGGAGAGACTGCTGGGCAAGAATGGAGTGATGTTATGGGCATTTGCCAACGGACTGGATCGTTCTCCAGTCTCGTATTCTTACTCCCGGCGAATCATAAAAACGATAGGCAACAGTGTGACAACCCACCGGGATCTCCTAAACGACACGGATATCAAAATCATTTTATATATACTCTCGGAAAGCGTGGCAGAGCGGATGCGGAATGAAAATTTCTACTGCCGCAGTGTTCAGATCAGCATCCGGGATAATACGCTGGTTTCCTATGAGCGGCAGGGACGGCTCCCCCTCCCGTCCTGCACTTCCCAGGCGATTTTCCAAAAAGCATTTGAATTATACAAAGGCAATCCGCCACAAAATCCCGTTCGCAGTCTGGGCGTTCGTGCCTGCAATCTGTTCGTTATGAAATACCGCCAGCTTTCTTTTTTGGAAGACGCAGCCAGAGACCAGAAACAGGAAGCTCTGGAACATGCCATTGACGATGTCCGCAAGCGGTATGGACACTACTCCATCCAGAGGGGCATTATGCTTATGGATAGCAGACTCTCTCATCTTGACCCGGTTGCGGAGCATACAATCTATCCAGAGGCATTCCTGAAAAGCCAAAATAAATAA
- a CDS encoding GntR family transcriptional regulator, whose protein sequence is MEIIISSNTSKPIYEQITSQIKAMIMSGELQTGDPIPSMRALAKSIHVSVITVQKAYEDLQRDGFIETTVGRGSFVAAQNKDFYQEEQQRLAEEHLQEAADIGRTSGISLGKLVELLTMFYQEEE, encoded by the coding sequence GTGGAAATTATTATAAGCAGTAATACGAGTAAACCCATTTATGAGCAGATTACCTCACAGATAAAAGCTATGATTATGAGCGGCGAACTGCAGACGGGCGATCCAATCCCCTCTATGCGGGCACTGGCAAAGTCAATCCATGTAAGTGTCATTACTGTTCAAAAGGCATATGAGGATCTGCAAAGGGACGGATTTATCGAGACAACAGTCGGGCGCGGAAGTTTTGTAGCGGCACAGAATAAGGACTTTTATCAGGAGGAACAGCAGCGGTTAGCGGAAGAGCATTTACAGGAAGCTGCTGATATAGGAAGGACCAGTGGAATTTCATTGGGAAAATTGGTTGAACTTTTGACTATGTTTTATCAGGAGGAGGAGTGA
- a CDS encoding MerR family transcriptional regulator: MNKQPRTVHEVVDLTGITARTLHYYDQIGLFKPSIVTEAKYRLYTESDLCRLQEILFFREVGFSLKEIKQLLASPDYNRQEVLKKHICILEAQRDRINALIKLVEAEIRGGSTLSFEAFSNSKIARLQTQFREEMIERWGNTDSFREYEETFSTQARKLQNEQLDAFYSFAQELFERLALYEDCSPGCMEVQQIVKEWQQYISEHFYNCDKQMLINLGNLYVTDKRFSNFINRNGSGDLAAFLNEAISIFCNNPNAI; encoded by the coding sequence ATGAATAAGCAACCAAGGACTGTGCATGAGGTTGTTGATCTCACGGGAATAACCGCAAGAACACTTCACTATTACGATCAGATAGGACTTTTTAAGCCCTCTATCGTGACCGAAGCAAAGTACCGCCTTTATACAGAAAGTGACCTGTGCCGTTTGCAGGAAATATTGTTTTTCCGAGAAGTTGGCTTTTCCCTAAAAGAAATCAAGCAGCTTTTGGCTTCCCCCGATTATAACCGCCAGGAAGTGTTGAAAAAGCACATTTGTATTCTTGAAGCGCAACGGGATCGTATCAATGCACTTATTAAACTTGTAGAGGCTGAAATAAGAGGGGGCAGCACCCTTTCCTTTGAGGCTTTCTCTAACTCAAAGATTGCTCGGTTGCAAACGCAATTTAGAGAAGAAATGATAGAGCGTTGGGGTAATACAGACAGCTTCCGGGAATACGAGGAAACCTTCTCTACACAGGCGAGAAAACTTCAAAATGAACAGTTGGACGCCTTTTATTCCTTTGCACAGGAGCTTTTTGAAAGACTGGCCTTATATGAAGATTGCTCTCCGGGCTGTATGGAAGTGCAACAAATCGTAAAGGAGTGGCAACAGTATATCTCCGAACACTTCTATAACTGCGATAAACAAATGCTGATCAATTTAGGAAATCTCTATGTCACCGATAAACGGTTTTCTAATTTCATAAATCGTAATGGCAGCGGAGATTTAGCTGCGTTTTTGAATGAGGCGATCTCCATATTTTGTAATAACCCGAACGCCATCTGA